Proteins encoded within one genomic window of Tabrizicola piscis:
- a CDS encoding M15 family metallopeptidase — MGKGALIGPIIVAIGVIVAAIAFAVVTTLIDTADGGTDLRLQRLEESVAQLEASVAEGRTLAEAQASDLIRLREDLSLLANRSPVVMPTEDNTSDFIEIDPAALLPDEDFENQEGTENLTEQMKLAKTRFNKGITQPRNRTMLELLGQPRDSYNTDCQPMTNPRLKELLETRQIGPIKVTMLRPALESLERVMTRLKETDPDIHAKVGTAGALCVRFIRGSSTSISNHSWATAIDLTLEGQLDGFADGGTQFGLLILAEYFNDEGWFWGAAYNREDSMHFEVGEETLRAWAAEGKL; from the coding sequence ATGGGAAAAGGTGCCCTGATCGGCCCGATCATCGTGGCCATCGGCGTGATCGTGGCGGCCATCGCCTTTGCCGTGGTGACAACGCTGATCGATACGGCGGATGGGGGCACCGACCTGCGCCTGCAGCGGTTGGAGGAAAGCGTGGCGCAACTGGAGGCGAGCGTTGCCGAAGGCCGCACATTGGCCGAAGCTCAGGCTTCCGACCTGATCCGCCTGCGCGAAGACCTGAGCCTGCTGGCAAACCGCTCTCCGGTCGTGATGCCCACTGAAGACAACACGTCTGATTTCATCGAGATCGACCCGGCCGCGCTGTTGCCGGACGAGGACTTTGAAAATCAGGAAGGCACCGAAAATCTGACCGAACAGATGAAGCTGGCCAAGACCCGCTTCAACAAAGGCATCACCCAGCCCCGCAACCGGACCATGCTGGAGCTTCTGGGCCAGCCGCGCGACAGCTACAACACCGATTGCCAGCCAATGACCAACCCACGGCTCAAGGAATTGCTGGAAACCCGCCAGATTGGCCCGATCAAGGTCACCATGCTGCGCCCGGCATTGGAAAGTCTGGAACGGGTGATGACCCGCCTGAAAGAGACCGATCCCGACATCCATGCCAAGGTCGGGACCGCGGGAGCGTTGTGCGTGCGGTTCATTCGCGGGTCTTCGACGTCAATCTCGAACCATTCATGGGCCACGGCGATTGACCTGACGCTGGAGGGACAGCTGGACGGCTTTGCCGATGGGGGCACCCAGTTCGGGCTGTTGATCCTTGCCGAATACTTCAACGATGAGGGCTGGTTCTGGGGGGCGGCCTATAACCGCGAAGATTCGATGCATTTCGAGGTTGGCGAAGAAACCCTGCGGGCCTGGGCGGCTGAAGGAAAGCTTTAG
- a CDS encoding glycosyltransferase, translated as MNLKLGAVVLAADVEGPKRALIAMNDHPGPPVALTFFPDYRAANPVQSQLYDRLPPMIRPQAGALETLAATQGRGSVFHLHWEDAVLRQPGAMAEGFLDRLQAFRGRGGRVIWTIHNLAAHDPALEERLADLRSGLFALADVIHLHSLPAVAAARQRWDLPLHKVRVIAHPSYDGHYPQADRLRARAELGLEDAGMVLLLPGRIAAYKQPQALVAAFAVVARPKDRLIIAGQMEQGLAFPRPDDPRIILRTGHADVAEVAQLHAAADLVVLPYDLSLTSGSALLAATLARGVLGPDCPGLRDAFEAGRGGILYAEGGLQAALADALSEGPAVWAARGQAARSAMAGRDPSMLAAAWADLILRLALQRVGPW; from the coding sequence TTGAACCTGAAGCTGGGCGCCGTGGTTCTGGCGGCGGACGTTGAGGGGCCAAAGAGGGCGCTTATCGCCATGAACGACCATCCGGGGCCGCCCGTGGCACTGACGTTCTTTCCGGACTACCGGGCGGCAAATCCGGTTCAAAGCCAGCTCTACGACCGCTTGCCGCCCATGATCCGACCCCAGGCCGGGGCGTTGGAGACGCTTGCGGCAACCCAAGGCCGGGGTTCCGTGTTCCATCTGCATTGGGAGGACGCCGTGCTGCGCCAGCCCGGTGCCATGGCGGAAGGGTTTCTGGACCGGCTGCAGGCATTTCGCGGCAGGGGCGGACGGGTGATCTGGACGATCCACAACCTTGCCGCGCATGACCCGGCGCTGGAAGAAAGGCTGGCCGATCTGCGCAGCGGGCTGTTTGCGCTGGCCGATGTGATCCATCTGCATTCGCTGCCCGCTGTCGCTGCAGCACGGCAGCGCTGGGACCTGCCGCTGCACAAGGTCAGGGTCATCGCGCATCCCTCCTATGACGGGCACTATCCGCAGGCCGACCGCTTGCGTGCGCGGGCAGAGCTTGGGCTGGAGGATGCAGGGATGGTGCTGCTTTTGCCCGGCAGGATTGCCGCCTACAAGCAACCGCAAGCCCTTGTCGCGGCGTTTGCGGTGGTGGCAAGGCCGAAGGACCGGCTGATCATTGCCGGGCAGATGGAGCAGGGCCTTGCCTTCCCACGGCCTGACGACCCGCGGATCATCCTGCGCACGGGCCATGCGGATGTGGCCGAGGTGGCACAGCTGCATGCGGCTGCCGATCTGGTTGTTCTGCCCTATGATCTTTCGCTGACCTCGGGGTCGGCCTTGCTGGCGGCGACCTTGGCGCGTGGGGTGCTGGGCCCCGACTGCCCCGGCCTGCGCGACGCGTTCGAGGCTGGACGTGGCGGTATCCTTTATGCCGAGGGCGGTTTGCAAGCGGCCTTGGCGGATGCCCTTTCCGAAGGGCCTGCGGTCTGGGCCGCGCGCGGTCAGGCCGCGCGCAGTGCGATGGCGGGCCGCGATCCGTCGATGCTGGCGGCGGCCTGGGCCGACCTGATCCTTAGGCTTGCCTTGCAACGGGTGGGGCCATGGTGA
- a CDS encoding type VI secretion system Vgr family protein has product MTADRDINISIPAIDAEIFFARMEGADRISTPFAYSLLISCKDMDLKPLAVLGTPAVITVKGDTPRHFHGIVADFALEEIRDDLAFFRMTLRPWLWFLSLDSDNRIFQGKSTPDIVEEVFKAYPDAKFKLALRGKYDKREYCVQYGESDLHFVQRLMEDDGIFYHFTHAEDGHTLMISDTNEALEPASGSEKVPYEPDSRVSFRDGDFITHWVPKAQVRTGKFTATDYDFVKPTFDLTALTSAPVGHKDDKAEVYHYPGRYIELDPGQKITERRLHELQADQHRVTAKGTARQLWSGHSFTLELFPREAENIAYLVIGATYVMWDEELRAGQSRDGSGYEVTMELSPASVPFRPPRITPKPRMAGPQTAMVVGPSGAEIFCDEYSRVKVHFHWDRLDGSDENSSCFVRVSAAWAGAGWGFIQIPRIGHEVIVDFLEGDPDQPIITGRVYNGQNTVPYGLPGNASQSGWKSWSTPSSGGFNELRFEDKAGAEEVYFQAEKDHVELVKNNETRTIGNDWVEDVGHDGTQSIGHNRTESVANDKSVSVGNNRTVSIGVNDDETVGSNRSLTVGSNETISIGANSDETIGANHSQTVAITQTITVGAMRTDTVGAAEIRSVGAEQVNTIGASRVVTVGSDQTHTIGSDDSWTIGSNQSVTIGANQSMTIGGGMTVKVAKDQATEVGGSQATKVGKDALHDIAGAMGIKAGKTVTIEAADAIVLKTGSASISMKKDGTINIEGKDITIKGSGKINVKASGEVIVKGSKILNN; this is encoded by the coding sequence GTGACAGCTGACCGCGATATCAACATTTCCATTCCCGCGATCGACGCCGAAATCTTCTTTGCGCGGATGGAGGGCGCGGACCGGATTTCCACGCCCTTCGCCTATTCGCTGCTGATCTCGTGCAAGGACATGGACCTCAAACCGCTGGCTGTGCTGGGCACGCCCGCGGTGATCACCGTCAAGGGCGATACGCCGCGCCACTTTCACGGGATCGTTGCGGATTTCGCGCTGGAAGAGATCCGCGATGATCTGGCGTTCTTCCGCATGACCCTGCGGCCCTGGCTGTGGTTTCTGTCGCTGGACAGCGACAACCGCATCTTTCAGGGCAAAAGCACCCCGGACATCGTGGAAGAGGTGTTCAAGGCCTATCCCGACGCCAAGTTCAAGCTGGCCCTGCGGGGCAAGTACGACAAGCGCGAATACTGCGTGCAATACGGGGAAAGCGACCTTCACTTCGTGCAGCGGCTGATGGAGGATGACGGCATCTTCTACCACTTCACCCATGCCGAAGACGGCCATACCCTGATGATCTCGGACACGAATGAGGCGCTGGAACCGGCGAGTGGGAGTGAGAAGGTTCCCTATGAACCCGACAGCCGCGTCAGCTTTCGCGATGGCGATTTCATCACCCATTGGGTTCCAAAGGCGCAGGTGCGAACCGGCAAGTTCACGGCGACGGACTATGATTTCGTCAAGCCCACCTTCGATCTTACGGCCCTGACCTCGGCCCCCGTCGGACATAAGGACGACAAGGCCGAGGTCTATCATTACCCCGGTCGCTATATCGAGCTGGACCCCGGGCAAAAGATCACCGAGCGGCGGTTGCACGAATTGCAGGCCGATCAGCACCGGGTGACGGCGAAGGGCACTGCGCGGCAACTGTGGTCAGGCCACAGTTTCACGCTGGAGCTTTTCCCGCGTGAGGCCGAAAACATCGCCTATCTGGTGATCGGTGCGACCTATGTGATGTGGGACGAAGAGTTGCGCGCGGGCCAGTCGCGTGATGGGTCGGGCTATGAGGTCACGATGGAACTGTCACCCGCCAGCGTGCCGTTCCGCCCCCCCCGCATCACCCCAAAGCCGCGCATGGCCGGGCCGCAGACGGCCATGGTTGTCGGACCCTCTGGGGCGGAAATCTTCTGCGATGAATATTCCCGCGTGAAGGTGCATTTCCACTGGGACCGGCTGGATGGAAGCGACGAAAACTCGTCCTGCTTCGTGCGCGTGTCGGCGGCATGGGCCGGGGCGGGCTGGGGGTTCATCCAGATCCCGCGCATCGGGCATGAGGTGATCGTCGACTTTCTGGAAGGCGACCCGGATCAGCCGATCATCACCGGGCGGGTCTACAACGGCCAGAACACCGTGCCGTACGGTCTGCCGGGCAATGCCAGCCAGTCCGGCTGGAAAAGCTGGTCGACCCCATCATCCGGCGGGTTCAACGAGCTTCGATTTGAGGACAAGGCCGGGGCGGAGGAGGTCTACTTTCAGGCCGAGAAGGACCATGTCGAACTGGTCAAGAACAACGAAACCCGCACCATCGGTAACGATTGGGTCGAAGACGTCGGCCATGACGGCACCCAGTCCATCGGGCACAACCGCACCGAAAGCGTGGCCAATGACAAGTCTGTGTCGGTGGGCAACAACCGCACGGTCAGCATCGGGGTGAATGACGATGAGACGGTCGGTTCGAACCGGTCGCTGACGGTGGGGTCGAATGAGACGATCAGCATCGGCGCGAATTCAGATGAAACCATTGGTGCCAACCACAGTCAGACTGTCGCCATCACTCAGACGATCACCGTGGGCGCGATGCGGACTGATACCGTGGGGGCGGCAGAAATCCGCAGTGTCGGGGCCGAGCAGGTCAACACCATCGGCGCCAGCCGCGTGGTGACTGTGGGCAGCGACCAGACCCATACCATCGGCAGCGATGACAGCTGGACCATCGGGTCCAACCAGTCGGTCACCATTGGAGCGAACCAGTCGATGACCATTGGCGGCGGGATGACGGTCAAGGTCGCCAAGGATCAGGCGACTGAGGTGGGGGGATCGCAGGCGACGAAGGTGGGCAAGGACGCGCTGCACGACATTGCGGGGGCCATGGGGATCAAGGCGGGGAAGACCGTCACCATCGAAGCCGCCGATGCCATCGTGCTGAAAACGGGGTCCGCCTCGATTTCGATGAAGAAGGATGGGACCATCAACATCGAAGGCAAGGACATCACGATCAAGGGGTCGGGCAAGATCAACGTCAAGGCGTCGGGGGAAGTGATCGTCAAGGGTTCGAAGATTCTGAACAACTGA
- a CDS encoding OmpA family protein, producing the protein MLPKGLFLAAILLGSSAVSGGAQTLTDDEILDRFLTQREAYTAVRTGKGATRGLTIVTVETPDATAPAVDVVDGGPVLGDAPEDDTSTVVVAGTETAPATGDGTVSLTEVAADAAPAVDASKVGLLPEDLQVNVSISFDYDSATIKADQRPVLDQMCRVMRASDIKLFRIMGHTDAAGSDIYNEKLSLLRAEEVKRRLISDCGIEPTRLDAMGLGERFPADSADPRAPENRRVEFQALS; encoded by the coding sequence ATGCTGCCCAAAGGCCTTTTCCTGGCTGCGATCTTGCTTGGGTCCTCAGCCGTGTCGGGCGGGGCTCAGACCCTGACCGATGACGAAATCCTTGATCGTTTTCTGACTCAGCGTGAAGCCTACACCGCCGTGCGCACCGGCAAGGGCGCAACGCGCGGCCTGACCATCGTGACAGTGGAAACCCCGGACGCGACCGCCCCCGCAGTTGACGTGGTCGATGGTGGACCGGTGTTGGGCGACGCGCCGGAAGACGATACATCAACGGTCGTTGTGGCCGGAACCGAAACCGCACCGGCAACGGGCGATGGCACGGTCAGCCTGACCGAAGTTGCCGCCGACGCAGCACCTGCGGTTGATGCGTCGAAGGTCGGCCTCTTGCCCGAAGACCTGCAGGTCAACGTCAGCATCAGCTTTGACTACGACAGTGCGACGATCAAGGCTGACCAAAGGCCGGTGCTTGACCAGATGTGCAGGGTCATGCGCGCCAGCGACATCAAGCTGTTCCGGATCATGGGCCACACCGATGCCGCAGGGTCCGACATCTACAATGAAAAGCTGTCGCTCCTCCGCGCCGAAGAAGTGAAGCGCCGCCTGATCAGCGATTGCGGGATCGAGCCGACCCGACTGGACGCCATGGGTCTGGGCGAACGCTTCCCGGCTGACAGCGCCGACCCCCGTGCACCGGAAAACCGCCGGGTGGAGTTTCAGGCGCTTAGCTGA
- a CDS encoding ImcF-related family protein, translating to MVRSTGADTAGRPAAPDAMIARLAEPVLAYADRLASVTGERQSDLLRHAATLLDRFATGLQRAGIPGAAVPPARAALALILDQKARDNGAIDVALWGAEARRLIFEGREVSSADLDEYLRRAEGRPDHAGTAAFVADCLLRLDNRRRAFDTSPVAAGWTGILVVLAIGFLLAVVGWAALVEYRFHRDLGATFAARALSIGLDRDGPFPDLARRLDDLAAEARSTATAREKAPVNLFAGLLGYDAGDMAEATYQAALQRHLPGVLAAGIDEALASEGEPAAAYDTVRAWSVLAGAGVPDQPDQAPDWQPAWLAGWAADRAGADPELQGLSLHVLRLQPLSAPPPPPDAELLAQARSIAAEAAEPDRAYLELRRSAAVVALPGWYPDVAVPGLSVILTRKSGLGMDQPMPGLFTQAGWDHARDFGAGLAVQSAREQAARMFSTPPAPQNDTPDVLMDRLQDDTLAQWSDYLADLRVRAFVTPETSVRISGELARRASPLEGLLREVWVQAGGTDRRRTHPQQLRVAAVFGPMIQYVEAGQMQAIATLFAGLNVALAAQDREGEKGQSRLMSVQDRAASVAALGVAPKVVVQLVEDTLAQTGAAHADLMSNDLTRVWQTEVLETCMAVTANRFPFAEGADADPDQIARLLAPGGLVDRFVKGRAVQMLDMTDTPWRWKPEALFEGLTQESAVYLQRATEIGAGLYPAGASGGQPGLELTLSALAERGRAFVSLGGAGGPVEATTDSLVLAWPGAQPQAGIEVTFNAGDGEARLTQPGYWGLLRLLAPLRLRDRDGGKRFLVDLRADQSRLFLEIVFDRPQNPLALRKLMQGFACPAVL from the coding sequence ATGGTGCGGTCGACGGGGGCGGATACGGCAGGCAGACCGGCAGCCCCGGATGCCATGATCGCGCGGCTGGCCGAACCGGTACTGGCCTATGCCGACCGGCTTGCGTCGGTCACCGGTGAACGACAGTCAGACCTGTTGCGCCACGCCGCGACCCTGCTGGATCGCTTTGCCACCGGCTTGCAGCGCGCTGGTATCCCCGGCGCGGCCGTTCCCCCTGCCCGCGCGGCGCTTGCGCTGATCCTTGACCAGAAGGCGCGCGACAACGGGGCCATCGACGTGGCGCTATGGGGGGCGGAGGCGCGGCGGCTGATCTTCGAAGGGCGTGAAGTCTCCTCCGCCGATCTGGACGAATACCTCAGGCGCGCCGAGGGGCGGCCTGACCATGCCGGGACGGCAGCCTTTGTCGCCGACTGCCTGCTGCGGCTGGACAATCGCCGCCGGGCCTTTGACACCTCGCCCGTAGCGGCGGGCTGGACGGGGATTCTTGTGGTGCTGGCGATCGGCTTTCTGCTTGCGGTGGTTGGGTGGGCGGCACTGGTCGAATACCGTTTCCACCGCGACCTTGGGGCGACATTTGCCGCGCGCGCGCTGAGCATCGGTCTGGACCGCGATGGCCCCTTCCCCGACCTCGCACGACGGCTGGACGATCTGGCGGCCGAGGCGCGCAGCACGGCAACCGCCCGCGAAAAGGCACCGGTGAACCTGTTTGCCGGGCTGCTGGGCTATGACGCCGGGGACATGGCCGAGGCGACCTATCAGGCCGCCCTGCAGCGGCATTTGCCGGGGGTGCTGGCCGCAGGGATTGACGAGGCTTTAGCATCGGAAGGCGAGCCCGCCGCCGCCTATGACACCGTGCGCGCATGGTCGGTACTGGCGGGCGCGGGTGTGCCGGATCAGCCTGATCAAGCGCCCGATTGGCAACCGGCCTGGCTGGCAGGTTGGGCGGCGGACCGGGCGGGGGCCGATCCGGAGTTGCAGGGCCTTTCCCTGCATGTCTTGCGGTTGCAACCCTTGTCTGCCCCTCCCCCACCACCGGACGCTGAACTGCTGGCGCAGGCCCGCAGCATTGCTGCCGAAGCCGCAGAGCCGGACCGCGCCTATCTGGAACTCCGCCGCTCTGCTGCGGTGGTGGCGCTGCCGGGCTGGTATCCTGACGTCGCGGTGCCAGGCCTTTCGGTCATCCTGACACGGAAATCGGGGCTGGGCATGGACCAGCCGATGCCCGGCCTGTTCACCCAAGCCGGTTGGGACCATGCGCGCGACTTTGGCGCGGGGCTGGCGGTCCAGTCGGCGCGCGAACAGGCGGCGCGGATGTTCTCGACCCCGCCCGCACCGCAGAACGACACACCTGACGTGCTGATGGACCGCCTGCAAGACGACACGCTGGCGCAATGGTCGGACTATCTGGCCGATCTGCGGGTGCGCGCCTTTGTGACACCGGAAACCTCGGTCCGCATCTCGGGCGAACTGGCGCGGCGGGCGTCGCCGCTTGAGGGGCTTTTGCGTGAGGTCTGGGTGCAGGCGGGTGGCACCGACCGCCGCCGCACCCACCCCCAGCAACTGAGGGTCGCCGCCGTCTTTGGCCCGATGATCCAGTATGTTGAAGCGGGGCAGATGCAGGCCATCGCCACGCTGTTCGCCGGGCTGAACGTGGCGCTTGCTGCGCAGGACCGTGAGGGCGAGAAAGGGCAAAGCCGGTTGATGAGCGTGCAGGACCGCGCGGCTTCGGTGGCGGCGCTTGGGGTGGCTCCGAAGGTGGTGGTGCAACTGGTTGAGGATACGCTGGCCCAGACCGGTGCCGCGCATGCGGACCTGATGTCGAATGACCTGACACGGGTCTGGCAGACCGAGGTGCTGGAAACCTGCATGGCTGTCACCGCAAACCGGTTTCCCTTTGCCGAGGGTGCGGATGCCGACCCCGATCAGATCGCCCGACTGCTGGCGCCCGGCGGGCTGGTGGACCGCTTCGTCAAGGGGCGCGCGGTCCAGATGCTGGACATGACCGACACCCCATGGCGCTGGAAACCCGAAGCGCTGTTCGAGGGATTGACTCAGGAAAGCGCCGTCTACCTGCAACGCGCGACCGAGATTGGCGCGGGTCTGTACCCCGCGGGGGCGTCAGGCGGCCAGCCCGGGCTGGAACTGACCCTCTCTGCCCTGGCGGAACGCGGCCGCGCCTTTGTAAGCCTTGGCGGCGCGGGAGGTCCGGTCGAGGCCACGACGGACAGCCTTGTTCTGGCATGGCCCGGAGCACAGCCCCAGGCCGGGATCGAGGTGACCTTCAACGCGGGTGACGGCGAGGCGCGGCTGACCCAGCCGGGATACTGGGGCCTACTGCGGCTGCTGGCCCCGTTGCGCTTGCGCGACCGTGATGGGGGCAAGCGATTTCTGGTCGATCTGCGGGCCGATCAGTCTCGGCTGTTTCTTGAGATCGTGTTTGACCGACCGCAGAACCCCTTGGCCCTGCGCAAGCTGATGCAGGGCTTTGCCTGTCCGGCGGTGCTGTAG
- a CDS encoding PP2C family protein-serine/threonine phosphatase, translated as MNQPTTIVPKLGQTAFPRPTGHALTHRGAVRTANEDAILADPAGILWAVADGMGGHEGGAIAADLVVDTLATIDDDAPPAEALEDAIERANDRIRTAAGSLGARTMGATVVALFISQGIAHVAWAGDSRAYLLRGERLRMLTHDHTVVQAMVDRGELGLTEAEGHPEAHIITRAVGAAAEIEVDHAAAPLLAGDRLLLCSDGLPRCVYAQDIEAILMQPEPAETTCQALLRRALSEGAPDNVSVIVVDLVAG; from the coding sequence ATGAACCAGCCCACGACCATCGTGCCGAAACTGGGCCAGACCGCTTTTCCACGGCCCACGGGGCATGCGCTGACCCACCGTGGGGCCGTGCGCACGGCGAATGAGGATGCCATTCTTGCCGATCCGGCCGGCATCCTTTGGGCCGTGGCCGATGGCATGGGCGGGCATGAGGGTGGCGCGATTGCTGCTGATCTCGTGGTGGATACACTCGCCACGATCGACGATGACGCCCCGCCAGCCGAGGCGCTGGAAGATGCGATCGAGCGGGCCAATGACCGCATCCGGACCGCCGCCGGATCGCTTGGTGCACGGACCATGGGCGCTACGGTGGTGGCCCTGTTCATCTCGCAAGGGATCGCGCATGTGGCTTGGGCGGGGGACAGCCGGGCCTATCTGCTGCGCGGCGAGCGGTTGCGGATGCTGACGCATGACCACACCGTAGTGCAGGCCATGGTTGACCGGGGCGAGCTGGGCCTGACCGAGGCGGAAGGCCACCCCGAGGCGCATATCATCACCCGGGCCGTCGGAGCCGCCGCAGAAATCGAGGTGGACCATGCCGCGGCACCGCTGCTGGCGGGCGACAGGTTGCTTTTGTGTTCAGACGGGTTGCCGCGCTGCGTCTACGCGCAGGACATCGAGGCGATCCTGATGCAGCCCGAACCTGCCGAAACCACCTGTCAGGCGCTGTTGCGCCGGGCGCTGTCCGAAGGGGCCCCCGACAATGTTTCGGTCATCGTGGTCGATCTGGTGGCGGGCTAG